The following proteins are co-located in the Gloeocapsa sp. PCC 7428 genome:
- a CDS encoding proton extrusion protein PcxA encodes MKRSIPQQIYSFLVKAQQWYLDTPERSLEEAYKAALLIKAMEDEHFNGQKIAPNPNYGSSAIAYFQAELKKHLKTIRMRLTEFRASRSWINPDYQNITKITKNDGTFPDKDSFAIQKRNHQSRILEKLRFIDEILAKYDADETVDFVPSEAPIIRSEPAGIEPKLAPNVVVKNAGTTQRPKTKAETTSVLPRSILSTINRLKVELDPRAEDEVVKKFRNSQRRTFISIRLILLLIIVPFLTQQLSKNLIISPIIDHLRNSQETVIFLNPEMEERALIEMQRFEEQLKFRNLLNEEVELSPVQLEQQMQVKVREIVEHFRYESANAVKNVFADLLSVGAFTWLIVTSRKELEVLKEFMDNIVYGLSDSAKAFIIILFTDIFVGFHSTHGWEVLLGTVSRHFGLPENRDFIFLFIATFPVILDAVFKYWIFRYLNRISPSAVATYRNMNE; translated from the coding sequence ATGAAAAGGTCCATTCCGCAACAAATTTACTCGTTCCTAGTAAAAGCACAGCAGTGGTATTTAGATACACCAGAGCGCTCTTTGGAAGAAGCTTATAAGGCTGCCTTATTAATTAAGGCGATGGAGGACGAGCATTTTAATGGTCAAAAGATAGCACCAAATCCTAATTATGGAAGTAGTGCGATCGCTTATTTTCAAGCTGAGCTTAAAAAACATTTAAAAACTATCCGAATGCGACTCACAGAGTTTAGGGCAAGTCGTTCCTGGATCAATCCTGATTATCAAAATATTACAAAAATTACTAAAAATGACGGGACATTTCCAGATAAAGATTCTTTTGCAATCCAAAAAAGAAATCATCAATCGCGAATTTTAGAAAAACTCAGGTTTATTGATGAAATTCTCGCTAAGTACGATGCCGACGAAACCGTTGATTTTGTACCAAGTGAAGCTCCTATTATTCGTTCCGAACCCGCGGGTATAGAACCGAAGCTTGCTCCTAACGTAGTAGTTAAGAATGCTGGTACTACCCAAAGACCTAAAACAAAAGCTGAAACCACAAGCGTCTTACCACGTTCTATTCTTAGTACTATTAACCGTCTTAAAGTTGAATTAGATCCTAGAGCCGAAGACGAAGTTGTTAAAAAGTTTCGTAATTCTCAAAGAAGAACATTCATCTCTATTAGACTAATTCTTTTACTAATTATAGTCCCTTTTTTAACACAACAACTATCAAAAAATTTAATTATTAGTCCAATCATCGACCATCTACGTAACTCACAAGAAACCGTAATATTTCTGAATCCTGAAATGGAAGAAAGAGCATTAATTGAAATGCAAAGGTTTGAGGAACAACTCAAATTTAGAAATCTTTTAAACGAGGAAGTTGAACTTTCTCCAGTACAGCTAGAGCAACAAATGCAAGTGAAAGTAAGAGAAATTGTTGAACACTTTCGCTATGAAAGCGCTAATGCCGTCAAAAATGTGTTTGCTGATTTGTTATCTGTCGGAGCTTTTACTTGGTTAATTGTTACAAGTAGAAAAGAGCTTGAAGTTCTTAAAGAATTCATGGATAATATTGTTTATGGATTGAGTGATAGTGCCAAAGCATTTATTATTATTCTATTTACCGATATCTTCGTAGGATTCCACTCAACGCACGGCTGGGAAGTTCTTTTAGGAACGGTGTCGCGTCATTTCGGCTTACCAGAAAATCGCGATTTTATTTTCTTATTTATCGCGACATTTCCAGTCATTCTAGATGCAGTTTTCAAGTATTGGATCTTCCGCTACTTAAACCGAATTTCGCCCTCAGCAGTAGCAACATACCGCAATATGAATGAGTAA
- a CDS encoding DUF4340 domain-containing protein yields the protein MKLQRTTLILLLLALGLGGFVYFYEIRGATQRQEAEAREQQIFGFTQEQVQALRIQTQGQTLNFERENGRWIMTSPEKTPASNASISYLLDLLVQGRSDRTIQVPANQLTDYGLAKPQATVTVTLNNQQTHQLNLGNPDFTGNFLYAQVDPGTSPSGNVDLLLVSSNFQNGVNRDLAEWKIENDTPQTPTSASPSPSP from the coding sequence ATGAAGCTACAGCGTACTACTTTGATTTTGCTACTTTTAGCACTCGGTTTAGGAGGTTTTGTTTATTTCTACGAAATTCGAGGTGCGACACAGCGTCAGGAAGCAGAAGCAAGAGAACAGCAAATATTCGGGTTTACGCAAGAACAAGTACAAGCATTAAGAATTCAAACTCAAGGACAAACGTTAAACTTTGAGCGAGAGAATGGACGATGGATCATGACGTCGCCTGAAAAGACTCCCGCAAGTAATGCATCGATTTCTTATCTACTTGATTTACTTGTACAAGGAAGAAGCGATCGCACAATTCAAGTTCCTGCGAATCAACTGACAGACTACGGTTTAGCGAAACCACAAGCAACGGTTACAGTGACGCTCAATAATCAGCAAACGCATCAGTTAAATTTAGGCAATCCTGACTTTACTGGTAACTTCTTATATGCGCAAGTCGATCCTGGAACCAGCCCTAGCGGTAATGTAGATCTACTCTTAGTATCTTCAAATTTCCAAAATGGTGTCAATCGCGATTTAGCCGAGTGGAAAATAGAAAACGATACACCGCAAACACCTACTTCTGCTAGCCCGTCTCCTTCCCCATGA
- a CDS encoding ABC transporter ATP-binding protein → MISVEHLSKVYGSTPAIQDVTFSVEPGEIVGFLGPNGAGKTTTMRILTGYLPATSGSAKIAGYDVHENSLAVRQRIGYLPETPPLYPEMTVEAFLYFVTRLKGVPAGDRASKVDAALKRCNLQEKRRVLIRKLSKGFRQRVGIAQAIVHDPPAIILDEPTVGLDPRQIIDVRNLIKSLAGTHTIILSTHILPEVRMTCNRVTIINQGKVVATNTPDNLEASLAGGSGYELEIEGNSTAAQQQIQRLPGVRVVEPVTTTEIPARAVLRVVSEPGIEPGKEIIAALVSMGIGVHEMRRTRASLEDVFLRLTTQEKLEDNANATEKQKEEVTQ, encoded by the coding sequence ATGATTTCAGTTGAGCATTTAAGTAAAGTTTATGGATCTACGCCAGCAATCCAAGATGTCACCTTTAGCGTCGAACCTGGTGAGATTGTCGGGTTTTTAGGACCAAATGGCGCGGGTAAAACCACGACAATGCGGATTTTGACTGGATATCTCCCAGCGACGAGTGGAAGTGCCAAAATTGCAGGCTATGACGTTCATGAGAATTCCTTAGCGGTACGTCAGCGCATTGGTTACTTGCCAGAAACACCGCCGTTGTATCCTGAAATGACGGTTGAAGCATTTTTGTACTTTGTGACGCGGCTTAAAGGTGTTCCCGCAGGCGATCGCGCATCAAAAGTAGACGCGGCGCTCAAACGCTGCAATTTACAAGAAAAACGCCGCGTGTTGATTCGCAAGCTTTCTAAAGGTTTTCGCCAACGCGTGGGAATTGCGCAAGCGATCGTTCACGATCCCCCTGCAATTATTCTCGATGAACCAACCGTCGGACTCGACCCGCGACAAATTATCGATGTTCGCAATCTCATCAAAAGCTTAGCAGGAACGCATACGATTATTTTGTCTACGCATATCTTGCCTGAAGTGAGGATGACGTGTAACCGCGTCACAATTATTAATCAAGGAAAAGTTGTGGCGACAAATACACCAGATAATCTCGAAGCAAGTTTAGCGGGTGGTTCTGGGTATGAGTTAGAAATTGAAGGGAATTCCACTGCTGCACAACAGCAAATACAACGCTTACCAGGAGTGCGAGTCGTAGAACCAGTGACAACAACAGAAATTCCTGCACGTGCGGTTTTGCGTGTCGTGTCAGAACCTGGAATTGAACCTGGAAAAGAGATTATTGCTGCTTTGGTGAGTATGGGAATCGGCGTTCATGAAATGCGACGCACGCGGGCGAGTTTAGAAGATGTGTTTTTGCGTCTAACGACTCAAGAGAAATTAGAAGACAATGCGAACGCAACCGAGAAGCAGAAAGAAGAGGTAACGCAATGA
- a CDS encoding response regulator transcription factor translates to MTNNLLQQKQKILVIDDHETVLNGTLYALKQHYPEADIRTAQTAQQLLEQLPSYKPDLVVMDLSIPDKMGEHDKSDVGIQLLKTLMQQYPTLNFTVQSSYIKALVRIKPTIDAHQGGFTVADKSLSTKEMLKRVDWALQGLTYTKDLKAMHSGLEIKQDWLTLLQLAFEEELQDQEIAKRMLVSARTVRHYWTKVQDVLEVYPDEGKRNIRIQTERRAREVGLID, encoded by the coding sequence ATGACAAACAATTTATTACAGCAAAAACAAAAAATTCTTGTTATTGATGACCACGAAACTGTTCTCAATGGAACACTTTATGCACTTAAACAGCACTATCCAGAGGCTGACATTCGTACAGCACAAACAGCACAACAATTGCTAGAACAATTACCCAGTTATAAACCCGATCTTGTTGTCATGGATCTTTCAATTCCAGACAAAATGGGAGAACATGACAAATCTGATGTAGGTATTCAACTCCTCAAAACTTTGATGCAGCAATATCCTACGCTTAATTTTACAGTTCAAAGTAGTTACATAAAAGCTTTAGTACGCATCAAACCCACGATTGATGCGCATCAGGGAGGCTTTACTGTAGCTGATAAAAGTCTTTCTACCAAAGAGATGTTGAAGCGAGTTGATTGGGCTTTACAAGGGTTGACCTACACAAAAGATTTAAAAGCGATGCATAGTGGGTTAGAAATCAAACAAGACTGGCTGACGCTGTTGCAACTTGCATTTGAAGAAGAATTACAAGATCAGGAAATTGCTAAACGAATGCTAGTATCGGCTCGTACTGTGCGCCACTACTGGACAAAAGTCCAAGACGTGCTTGAAGTATATCCTGATGAAGGTAAGAGAAACATTCGCATTCAAACCGAAAGACGTGCTAGAGAAGTAGGATTAATCGATTAA
- the cobU gene encoding bifunctional adenosylcobinamide kinase/adenosylcobinamide-phosphate guanylyltransferase, whose protein sequence is MSKVILVTGPAKSGKSEWAENLATQTGKSVIYVATAIINADDSEWLSRINQHRQRRPATWITWEVPRQLVDAITTPQNDCLLIDSLGTWVANLLEEDNNNWENILQNLCSALSSVEKDIILVAEETGWGIVPAYPIGRIFRDRLGNLVRRIAAIADVVYLVTGGYVLDLTALGSPLPPYQK, encoded by the coding sequence TTGAGTAAAGTTATTCTAGTAACAGGACCAGCTAAATCGGGTAAAAGTGAATGGGCGGAAAACCTTGCGACACAAACGGGTAAATCTGTAATTTATGTAGCCACCGCCATCATTAACGCTGATGATTCTGAGTGGTTGTCTCGAATTAACCAACACCGCCAGCGTCGTCCTGCAACTTGGATAACATGGGAAGTTCCACGACAATTAGTTGATGCGATTACCACACCGCAAAATGACTGTCTGCTGATTGATTCGTTAGGTACTTGGGTCGCGAACCTGCTTGAGGAAGACAACAACAACTGGGAGAATATCCTACAAAACTTATGCTCAGCTTTAAGCTCAGTCGAGAAGGATATCATTCTAGTAGCAGAAGAAACAGGGTGGGGAATCGTCCCAGCTTATCCGATCGGCAGAATTTTTCGCGATCGCTTGGGTAATTTAGTGCGCCGGATCGCGGCGATCGCGGATGTCGTTTACTTAGTTACTGGCGGCTACGTACTCGATCTCACTGCACTAGGTTCTCCATTACCGCCCTACCAAAAGTGA
- a CDS encoding phycobiliprotein lyase, with amino-acid sequence MDIQEFFEQSAGKWFSHRTSHHLAFKQSESGKSDITIETLPKDHPEVVKLCEQYEIDPTQASCGARVSWNGTMEWDEEKHVGSTVLVSVPDAENPQEGKLLREIGYAEKVPVAGRYVMGSDGALTLITEYETMSSEERLWFASPNLRMRVSVLKRFGGFSMASFTSEIRMGGAKPVTQETETSNAST; translated from the coding sequence ATGGATATTCAAGAATTTTTCGAGCAAAGTGCTGGTAAATGGTTTTCACATCGCACAAGTCATCACTTAGCTTTTAAACAATCTGAGTCGGGAAAGTCTGATATTACAATTGAAACGCTGCCAAAAGATCATCCAGAAGTCGTTAAACTCTGCGAACAGTATGAGATTGATCCCACCCAAGCTAGCTGTGGCGCGCGCGTTAGCTGGAATGGCACAATGGAATGGGACGAAGAAAAGCACGTTGGTTCTACAGTATTAGTTTCGGTTCCCGACGCTGAAAATCCTCAAGAAGGTAAGCTATTACGTGAAATTGGTTACGCCGAAAAAGTCCCTGTTGCAGGGCGCTACGTTATGGGTAGCGATGGCGCATTAACCTTAATCACAGAGTACGAAACAATGTCTTCGGAAGAACGCCTGTGGTTCGCAAGTCCCAATTTACGAATGCGCGTCAGTGTCTTAAAGCGCTTTGGTGGCTTTAGCATGGCTTCATTTACCTCAGAAATTCGGATGGGAGGTGCAAAGCCAGTAACTCAAGAAACTGAAACATCGAATGCATCAACTTGA
- a CDS encoding Gldg family protein, which produces MKSIARRNQRYWKYLFWLGPILFVAGLTAGFVSNDWEPVPLGLIVAGVVITGLWLILSANQNRWWSRRSTQAGTNALIATLSVLALLGLINFLAVRYPVRRDFTEAQLFTLAPQSQQIVRNLSQPVNVWIFDRNQDQQDRELLENYRRQNPQFSFEYVDPQVQRGLAEKFGVKQFGEVHLEAGQQRRLVQVVNNEQRLSEVRLTNSIQQVISDRTAKVYFLQGHGELPVTGEQGGLSQALTALGERNYTTEPLNLIQNPTIPQDATIVVVAGPKQALFPPEVKALTDYLNSGGSLLLMIDPNTNPGLDSLLKSWGVTLDNRIVIDPAGASIGFGPAVPVVDTYGEHPITQDFNNGISFYSEARSLELSEVAGVQATPLLITSPQTWAESNLQGDQLQFNPETDVQGPLTIGAALSRKVNNQQSQEARLVIFGDSNFAVDGLFEQQLNGDVFLNSIGWLSKQDEETLSIRPREPRNRRINLAAQQANVLGLTALLLIPLIGFASAVFLWWRRR; this is translated from the coding sequence ATGAAGTCTATTGCGAGAAGAAATCAGAGGTATTGGAAGTATTTGTTTTGGCTTGGTCCAATTCTTTTTGTTGCTGGGTTAACGGCGGGATTCGTATCTAATGATTGGGAACCAGTACCGTTAGGGTTGATTGTTGCTGGTGTCGTTATTACTGGTTTATGGCTGATATTGAGTGCGAATCAAAATCGCTGGTGGAGTCGGCGTTCAACTCAAGCGGGAACGAATGCACTGATTGCTACACTTTCTGTATTGGCACTTTTGGGGTTGATTAATTTCTTAGCTGTGCGCTATCCGGTGCGGCGCGACTTTACGGAAGCCCAGTTGTTTACCTTGGCACCTCAATCACAGCAAATCGTGCGGAATTTGTCGCAACCTGTGAATGTGTGGATTTTTGACCGCAATCAAGACCAGCAAGATCGCGAATTGCTAGAAAATTATCGTCGGCAAAATCCGCAATTTAGTTTTGAGTACGTCGATCCGCAGGTTCAACGCGGATTAGCCGAAAAGTTTGGTGTCAAGCAATTTGGTGAAGTTCATCTCGAAGCAGGACAACAGCGGCGGTTAGTGCAAGTTGTCAATAATGAACAACGATTGTCAGAAGTTCGTTTAACGAATAGTATTCAGCAAGTGATTAGCGATCGCACTGCAAAGGTTTACTTCCTCCAAGGACACGGCGAACTTCCCGTCACGGGCGAACAAGGTGGACTCTCGCAAGCGTTGACTGCATTAGGAGAACGCAACTACACAACCGAACCTCTCAACTTAATCCAAAACCCAACAATTCCCCAAGACGCCACAATAGTAGTGGTCGCAGGTCCCAAGCAAGCATTATTTCCGCCAGAAGTCAAGGCTTTAACAGATTATCTTAATTCTGGTGGTAGTTTACTTTTGATGATTGACCCGAATACGAATCCAGGGCTAGACAGTTTATTAAAATCTTGGGGTGTTACCCTTGATAATCGCATTGTGATTGACCCAGCGGGTGCAAGTATTGGTTTTGGTCCTGCGGTTCCTGTGGTAGATACTTACGGTGAGCATCCGATTACGCAGGATTTTAATAATGGAATTTCTTTCTACAGTGAAGCGCGATCGCTAGAACTGAGCGAAGTTGCTGGAGTCCAAGCGACACCTTTACTCATTACAAGTCCGCAAACTTGGGCAGAAAGTAATTTGCAGGGCGATCAATTACAGTTTAATCCAGAAACAGACGTTCAAGGTCCACTCACAATCGGTGCTGCACTAAGCCGCAAAGTCAATAATCAACAGTCGCAAGAAGCAAGACTTGTTATTTTTGGCGATTCTAATTTTGCAGTAGATGGATTATTTGAGCAACAACTTAACGGCGATGTGTTCCTCAACTCGATAGGTTGGTTGAGTAAGCAAGACGAAGAAACACTATCAATTCGCCCTAGAGAACCAAGAAACCGCCGCATTAACTTAGCAGCACAGCAAGCCAACGTTTTAGGTTTAACCGCACTGCTATTGATTCCCTTAATTGGCTTCGCCTCAGCCGTATTTTTATGGTGGCGTAGGAGGTAA
- a CDS encoding ABC transporter permease, translating into MRLIWANIAAIYRKELQSYFASPLAYAIAGIFWLLSGFFFTVILLGPQGYVSLAAQADLQAQQIGVPAPPIDVAYEFLRAFLGIMGSLALFVLPILSMGLYAEERKRGTLELLATSPVTNWAVAVGKLLGVLTFFVAMILPLLAYQAIALSAANPPVPPAVPLLGHLGLILLAASVLSLGMFISSLTDSTLLAAVLTFALILFLWVIDTVARAFSGPIGEALGHLSLLRHFNNLVQGIFDTSSIVVFASYIFLGIFLTAQSIDALRFQRS; encoded by the coding sequence ATGAGACTGATTTGGGCTAATATTGCGGCAATTTATCGCAAAGAGTTACAAAGTTACTTTGCATCGCCTTTAGCTTATGCGATCGCCGGAATTTTCTGGCTATTGTCGGGATTCTTCTTTACGGTTATTTTACTAGGTCCGCAAGGATATGTTTCCTTAGCTGCGCAAGCCGATTTACAAGCACAACAAATCGGAGTACCTGCACCACCAATTGATGTAGCTTATGAATTCTTACGCGCTTTTTTAGGTATTATGGGTTCGCTAGCGTTGTTTGTGCTACCCATTCTCTCGATGGGTTTGTATGCAGAAGAACGCAAACGCGGCACTTTAGAGTTACTCGCGACGTCACCGGTGACAAATTGGGCTGTTGCTGTTGGCAAGTTGTTGGGAGTATTAACGTTTTTTGTGGCGATGATTCTGCCGTTATTAGCGTATCAAGCGATCGCGCTGAGCGCCGCAAATCCTCCGGTTCCGCCCGCTGTTCCGCTATTGGGACACTTGGGCTTGATTCTGTTAGCAGCTAGTGTATTGTCTTTAGGAATGTTTATCTCTTCACTAACGGATAGCACATTACTCGCAGCAGTTCTGACGTTTGCTTTAATTCTCTTTCTCTGGGTGATTGATACTGTGGCGCGGGCGTTTAGTGGTCCAATAGGAGAAGCATTAGGTCATCTTTCGTTACTAAGACATTTTAATAACTTGGTTCAAGGGATTTTTGACACAAGTAGTATTGTTGTATTTGCAAGTTATATTTTCTTGGGGATTTTCCTGACTGCTCAATCTATCGATGCATTGCGCTTCCAACGTTCTTAA
- a CDS encoding methyltransferase domain-containing protein: METFQSEYWEQRYQEGTTRWDLGQAAPAFVSLLQSQLPPGKAAVLGSGRGYDAIAFAQYGFDVIGFDFAPAAIAEATTIAQASGSSAKFLQRNIFDLITEFPQYFHYVIEHTCFCAINPQQRQAYVQVVREILQPRGELIAIFFTHSRPGGPPFGVSSEEIKQYFETDFEILSLQPITHSVPARQGEEHFGHFRLM, encoded by the coding sequence GTGGAAACGTTTCAATCAGAATATTGGGAACAGCGCTATCAAGAAGGAACAACACGTTGGGATTTAGGACAAGCAGCACCAGCGTTTGTAAGTTTATTACAGTCACAATTACCGCCTGGAAAGGCAGCAGTTTTAGGTAGTGGTCGCGGTTATGATGCGATCGCGTTTGCTCAATATGGCTTTGATGTGATTGGTTTTGATTTTGCACCTGCTGCGATCGCCGAAGCTACTACAATCGCCCAAGCAAGTGGCAGTTCAGCCAAGTTCTTGCAACGTAATATTTTTGACTTAATTACTGAATTTCCTCAGTATTTCCACTATGTTATTGAACACACTTGTTTTTGCGCAATTAATCCACAACAGCGCCAAGCTTATGTGCAAGTCGTACGAGAAATTCTGCAACCACGAGGCGAACTCATAGCAATCTTTTTTACGCATTCTCGCCCTGGCGGTCCACCTTTTGGCGTGAGTTCTGAAGAGATTAAACAATACTTTGAGACGGATTTTGAAATTCTTAGCCTACAGCCAATTACTCATTCTGTACCAGCGCGTCAAGGCGAAGAACACTTTGGACACTTTCGTTTGATGTAA
- a CDS encoding nitrogen regulatory protein P-II family produces MKPKLQKLEPNRHHAKIISISSLSQDNASRNHSYSFKIHGDRTQADAMQPVPDEAYKQPQLPQFTTTSKRDQKTTNSTYKRFLPKPRMDVATCKEQIKQVVQQIKDLYHEGPIVDGWLESRHQTAPGEVTTVNYVKATYKFDQSEVTCEAPRPGYYLCGVDDLGQKWSYPCPMEQLPSVSLAIARYQKLQYLLARKRSLEAFLNRLQEREKKINN; encoded by the coding sequence ATGAAGCCAAAACTACAAAAGTTAGAGCCAAACCGACACCACGCAAAAATTATCAGCATTTCCTCCTTGTCTCAGGATAACGCTTCTAGAAATCACAGCTATTCTTTTAAAATTCACGGCGATCGCACTCAAGCAGACGCTATGCAACCAGTTCCAGACGAAGCTTATAAACAACCGCAGTTGCCGCAGTTTACTACTACTAGCAAGCGCGACCAAAAGACAACCAACTCAACCTATAAGCGATTCTTACCTAAACCAAGAATGGATGTGGCAACGTGCAAAGAACAAATTAAGCAGGTTGTGCAACAAATTAAAGATCTCTATCACGAAGGACCAATTGTTGATGGTTGGCTAGAGTCTCGCCACCAAACTGCGCCAGGCGAAGTTACGACTGTCAACTATGTGAAAGCGACTTACAAGTTCGATCAAAGTGAAGTTACGTGTGAAGCGCCACGCCCTGGTTACTACCTTTGTGGTGTAGATGACCTTGGTCAAAAATGGTCTTATCCTTGCCCTATGGAACAGTTGCCGAGTGTAAGTCTTGCGATCGCTCGTTACCAAAAGTTGCAGTACCTTCTAGCACGCAAGCGCTCTTTAGAAGCTTTTTTGAATCGACTTCAAGAACGCGAAAAGAAAATCAATAATTAA
- a CDS encoding HEAT repeat domain-containing protein yields the protein MAHSSLEQISAQLESPNSRDRMLALAALRDVPAADAVPLIKKVLGDEILQIRSMAVFALGIKPTDECYPILVKLLETDPDYGIRADAAGALGYLGDLRAFEALVRAFYEDTEWLVRFSAAVSLGNLKDPRAHEVLLQALDSDEVVLQQAAIAALGEIKDINSVDHILRFAQSEDWLTRQRLAEALSQLPSEKSVSALKYLEKDSHPNVAAAAKIALERLNEASN from the coding sequence ATGGCGCATTCCAGCCTAGAACAAATTTCCGCACAATTAGAAAGTCCAAACTCACGCGATCGCATGTTGGCGCTTGCGGCGTTGCGCGATGTTCCCGCAGCAGATGCGGTACCACTTATCAAAAAAGTCTTAGGAGATGAAATCCTCCAAATTCGCTCAATGGCTGTCTTTGCGTTGGGAATTAAACCAACCGATGAGTGCTATCCGATCTTAGTCAAACTCTTAGAAACCGATCCTGATTACGGAATTCGTGCTGATGCGGCGGGGGCTTTGGGTTATTTGGGGGATCTTAGAGCCTTTGAAGCTTTGGTACGCGCGTTTTACGAAGATACCGAGTGGTTAGTTCGTTTTAGTGCGGCGGTATCGTTAGGGAATTTAAAAGATCCGCGCGCGCATGAAGTGCTGCTACAAGCCTTAGACAGTGATGAAGTTGTGTTACAGCAAGCAGCGATCGCAGCGTTAGGTGAAATCAAAGACATCAACTCAGTCGATCATATTCTGCGTTTTGCGCAGTCAGAAGATTGGTTGACAAGACAACGCCTAGCTGAAGCTTTAAGTCAGCTACCGAGTGAAAAAAGCGTGTCTGCATTAAAATACCTAGAAAAAGATAGCCATCCGAATGTCGCCGCTGCTGCAAAAATTGCTTTGGAACGTCTAAACGAAGCTTCTAACTGA